The following are encoded together in the Daucus carota subsp. sativus chromosome 5, DH1 v3.0, whole genome shotgun sequence genome:
- the LOC108221587 gene encoding putative F-box protein At1g67623, with protein sequence MGVGIKATKKTDFKKTHTKKNILESIPDELIIDIVARVAASSSSDLFKAKLSCRTLNKFADDKYIIQRASLDDFPVVPWTPNNRKQAIFSERCADLENPEALYRRGIVGYFEKMEMSSSIDCLVRAAKSGHLEAMYVLGIIMILHGDQTKEQGMKIIVDMKTLQTKENIDIIRERFSRTLGSMWVNNTMVVGLVMPTCCTIAEHPKSSRWGKLEDSECEACSCDQEIVHLWEILPKSI encoded by the exons ATGGGTGTAGGTATTAAAGCTACCAAGAAAACAGATTTCAAGAAAACACAcactaagaaaaatatattggaGTCCATTCCTGACGAATTGATTATCGACATTGTAGCCCGCGTAGCAGCATCTTCTTCCTCTGACTTGTTCAAGGCCAAGCTCAG CTGCAGAACCCTTAATAAATTTGCGGATGATAAATACATTATTCAACGTGCTTCACTTGATGATTTTCCCGTAGTTCCATGGACACCGAACAATCGCAAACAAGCAATCTTTTCGGAACGATGCGCAGATTTAGAAAATCCAGAGGCTTTATATCGGCGTGGGATT gTAGGATATTTCGAAAAGATGGAGATGAGTTCAAGCATCGACTGTTTAGTGAGAGCCGCAAAATCTGGACATCTTGAAGCTATGTATGTGCTGGGAATTATCATGATACTGCATGGAGATCAAACTAAAGAACAAGGGATGAAGATCATCGTCGACATGAAGACATTACAGACGAAGGAAAACATTGACATAATTCGGGAAAGATTTTCAAGAACACTTGGATCAATGTGGGTGAATAACACTATGGTGGTGGGACTAGTAATGCCGACTTGTTGCACGATCGCAGAACATCCAAAGTCTTCGAGGTGGGGAAAGCTTGAAGATTCAGAATGTGAAGCGTGTTCTTGTGATCAGGAAATAGTTCATCTGTGGGAAATTTTGCCTAAATCAATCTAG
- the LOC108221588 gene encoding QWRF motif-containing protein 7, with product MEVYTKSLRRYEPPSDAGTARRSPGLTRSKSGNTLALSLPEKPVVPAVHRSPSTTKSRTKAYPDHLMIHAEPASTTNSSKNKKKLKEDKDKNKDGTFGRFLQRNTHSDKSVPKTSSARLKPTSPSAWALSPARSSQFSPVTKTYSSSATTSPSAWALSSARASPAFPVTHKVSASSITTSGVNGVLKYFKKKKESSLHKMECQHFLVLNNNLLQWRYVNARAQAAIDARKLIAQKKFYNVSVQILKMRNSILEKRVEMQKMKQVSKVYQIIHSQDHLLKLWAKMEGKNSEAVGRVIRKLSAISIRVPLADDVKGDVFLVSDAMVKATDVMENVEETLLKKFDYQVERICYLLTELLIIVKQQKEYLVELENSVSLIASLKAEEKSLRIQLIQLKEQ from the exons ATGGAGGTTTACACCAAGTCCCTTAGACGTTATGAGCCCCCAAGTGATGCTGGAACTGCACGGCGCTCGCCCGGCCTAACACGAAGCAAAAGCGGCAATACTCTGGCCTTATCACTACCCGAAAAGCCGGTAGTTCCAGCTGTTCACCGCTCTCCATCTACTACTAAATCAAGAACAAAGGCGTATCCGGATCACTTGATGATCCATGCAGAACCTGCAAGTACTACAAATTCATCGAAAAACAAGAAGAAACTGAAAGAAGACAAGGATAAGAATAAAGATGGCACGTTTGGTCGCTTTTTACAGAGAAACACGCATTCTGATAAGAGTGTGCCAAAGACTAGTAGTGCAAGGTTAAAGCCTACTTCTCCTTCTGCATGGGCTTTGTCTCCTGCTCGTTCTTCGCAGTTCTCTCCGGTGACAAAGACTTATTCGTCTTCAGCAACTACTTCTCCGTCTGCATGGGCATTGTCCTCAGCACGAGCTTCCCCTGCCTTTCCGGTGACACATAAAGTTTCTGCCTCTTCAATAACCACTTCTGGAGTGAATGGTGTGTTGAAGTActttaaaaagaagaaagagtcGTCATTGCATAAAATGGAGTGTCAACATTTTTTGGTTTTAAATAATAATCTCTTGCAATGGAGGTATGTTAATGCGCGTGCTCAAGCTGCAATTGATGCACGCAAGTTAATTGCCCAG AAAAAGTTTTACAATGTATCTGTACAAATCCTTAAGATGAGGAACTCCATCTTAGAAAAGCGAGTTGAAATGCAGAAAATGAAGCAAGTGAGCAAAGTGTATCAAATAATCCACTCGCAGGATCACTTGCTAAAATTATGGGCGAAAATGGAGGGTAAAAATTCTGAAGCTGTTGGCAGGGTAATACGAAAACTTTCAGCAATATCAATTAGAGTCCCTCTGGCTGACGATGTTAAg GGAGATGTTTTCTTGGTCAGTGATGCCATGGTCAAGGCCACAGATGTCATGGAAAACGTGGAAGAAACATTACTCAAGAAATTTGATTATCAG GTTGAGAGAATATGTTATCTGCTAACAGAGCTTTTAATCATAGTAAAGCAGCAAAAGGAATATTTAGTGGAACTAGAAAACAGTGTATCACTGATTGCTTCACTAAAG GCAGAGGAGAAAAGCTTAAGGATCCAACTCATCCAGTTAAAAGAGCAGTAG
- the LOC108223598 gene encoding uncharacterized protein LOC108223598 isoform X2, protein MSNMRANKNLGFWQLQVFSLSFEGSPRHDSYVPKFEADLAHFCEKLVMDLDRRVRRGRERLDQDVEVPAPPPVPAEKSEQLSVLEEKIKNLLEQVEALGEAGKVDEAEALMRKVDVLNAEKTFLTQQPQNDKLLMLAQEKKMALCETCGSFLVANDVIERTQSHVTGKQHIGYGMVRDFLAEFKEAKEKAREEERLAREKEAEERRKQREKEVESRRRRSGSDDRDRDRGRDRDRERDRYRDQDRERSRERNGRGSREGGRGLDWKYNSTRNGSRDRYRERNRSRSRSPSRRSHRRSP, encoded by the exons ATGAGTAACATGCGTGCTAATAAGAATCTGGGCTTCTGGCAGTTGCAGGTTTTTTCCTTGAG TTTTGAGGGTTCCCCGAGACATGATTCGTACGTGCCAAAGTTTGAAGCAGACCTGGCCCATTTCTGTGAGAAATTG GTAATGGACTTGGACAGAAGAGTAAGGCGTGGGAGAGAACGTCTTGATCAAGATGTTGAAGTTCCCGCTCCCCCTCCAGTTCCAGCAGAGAAATCTGAGCAGTTATCAGTGTTGGAGGAAAAGATAAAGAATCTTTTAGAACAAGTGGAGGCCCTTGGTGAAGCAGGCAAGGTAGATGAAGCTGAAGCACTAATGAGAAAG GTGGATGTGCTTAATGCAGAGAAGACGTTCTTGACGCAGCAGCCCCAGAATGACAAACTCTTAATGCTTGCTCAGGAAAAAAAGATGGCTCTATGTGAAACTTGTGGTTCTTTCTTAGTAGCAAATGATGTAATTGAGAGAACTCAATCTCACGTCACTGGCAAGCAGCATATCGGTTATGGCATGGTCCGTGATTTCCTAGCCGAGTTTAAG GAAGCTAAGGAAAAAGCAAGAGAAGAGGAAAGGTTAGCAAGGGAGAAGGAAgcagaagaaagaagaaagcAGAGGGAAAAGGAAGTTGAGAGTAGACGTAGAAGAAGTGGGTCAGATGACAGAGACAGAGACCGTGGTCGTGATAGAGACAGAGAGCGGGATAGGTATCGAGACCAAGATCGTGAAAGGTCTCGTGAGAGGAATGGTAGAGGAAGTCGTGAAGGGGGGAGAGGGTTAGATTGGAAGTACAACAGTACCAGGAATGGAAGTAGAGATAGATACCGAGAGCGTAACAGGAGCAGATCACGTTCCCCTAGCAGGCGTAGTCACAGAAGGTCACCTTGA
- the LOC108223598 gene encoding uncharacterized protein LOC108223598 isoform X1 yields MDAQRALLDELMGAARNLTEEERKGYKETTWDDKEVCGFYMVRFCPHDLFVNTRSDLGPCPKIHDPKLKESFEGSPRHDSYVPKFEADLAHFCEKLVMDLDRRVRRGRERLDQDVEVPAPPPVPAEKSEQLSVLEEKIKNLLEQVEALGEAGKVDEAEALMRKVDVLNAEKTFLTQQPQNDKLLMLAQEKKMALCETCGSFLVANDVIERTQSHVTGKQHIGYGMVRDFLAEFKEAKEKAREEERLAREKEAEERRKQREKEVESRRRRSGSDDRDRDRGRDRDRERDRYRDQDRERSRERNGRGSREGGRGLDWKYNSTRNGSRDRYRERNRSRSRSPSRRSHRRSP; encoded by the exons ATGGATGCTCAACGAGCTTTGCTGGATGAACTCATGGGTGCTG CTCGCAATTTAACTGAAGAAGAGAGAAAGGGTTACAAGGAAACCACTTGGGATGACAAGGAAGTGTGTGGCTTTTATATGGTTCGCTTTTGTCCTCACGATCTGTTTGTGAACACAAGGAGCGATCTAG GACCATGCCCAAAAATTCATGACCCGAAATTGAAAGAGAG TTTTGAGGGTTCCCCGAGACATGATTCGTACGTGCCAAAGTTTGAAGCAGACCTGGCCCATTTCTGTGAGAAATTG GTAATGGACTTGGACAGAAGAGTAAGGCGTGGGAGAGAACGTCTTGATCAAGATGTTGAAGTTCCCGCTCCCCCTCCAGTTCCAGCAGAGAAATCTGAGCAGTTATCAGTGTTGGAGGAAAAGATAAAGAATCTTTTAGAACAAGTGGAGGCCCTTGGTGAAGCAGGCAAGGTAGATGAAGCTGAAGCACTAATGAGAAAG GTGGATGTGCTTAATGCAGAGAAGACGTTCTTGACGCAGCAGCCCCAGAATGACAAACTCTTAATGCTTGCTCAGGAAAAAAAGATGGCTCTATGTGAAACTTGTGGTTCTTTCTTAGTAGCAAATGATGTAATTGAGAGAACTCAATCTCACGTCACTGGCAAGCAGCATATCGGTTATGGCATGGTCCGTGATTTCCTAGCCGAGTTTAAG GAAGCTAAGGAAAAAGCAAGAGAAGAGGAAAGGTTAGCAAGGGAGAAGGAAgcagaagaaagaagaaagcAGAGGGAAAAGGAAGTTGAGAGTAGACGTAGAAGAAGTGGGTCAGATGACAGAGACAGAGACCGTGGTCGTGATAGAGACAGAGAGCGGGATAGGTATCGAGACCAAGATCGTGAAAGGTCTCGTGAGAGGAATGGTAGAGGAAGTCGTGAAGGGGGGAGAGGGTTAGATTGGAAGTACAACAGTACCAGGAATGGAAGTAGAGATAGATACCGAGAGCGTAACAGGAGCAGATCACGTTCCCCTAGCAGGCGTAGTCACAGAAGGTCACCTTGA
- the LOC108220296 gene encoding F-box protein At5g51370, producing the protein MVETIEMLSSPIKPKVSPCTKSWWFKNNTKTLDNVIFSVQNLDLPKQPNKATAPQEKCKVFDHPKVVSDRTSLLSDEILLQILSRLSQSERNSVSLVSKRWLNLLGSLVRSVKLLDWDFLLSGRVFTRFPNLTHVDLVNACVLSPQSSYILLTNQVVSFQIDSNVYQIKPNIPCIDDNVLSVHEVELGLKILASRYPNLGKLVVVNACELGLLSVAEGCPVLQELELHMCNDQVLRAIAAFQNLQTLKLIGNVVGIYNSLVSDLGLTILAQGCKSLLKLELVGCGGSYEGMKAIGQCCLMLEELTLSDHRFEGAWLPALAYYDSLKTLRVLSCKCIDRGLRADEVLDLCPALERLHLERCQLRDKQSVGALFLVCRTVKEVVIKNCWGLDDEIFSTAHICRRVSCLSLEGCSRLTTIGLEAVIHSWKELQSINVISCSKVKDSEVTPMLATLFSSLKDFKWRPDSKSLVSANRVSTGIGKRGKSFRKAQDWKFLSGA; encoded by the exons ATGGTGGAAACAATAGAGATGTTATCTTCACCAATTAAACCAAAAGTTAGCCCATGTACTAAGAGCTGGTGGTTCAAGAACAACACTAAAACTCTTGATAATGTCATATTTTCTGTGCAAAATCTTGATCTCCCCAAACAACCCAACAAAGCCACTGCTCCACAGGAGAAATGTAAAGTTTTTGATCACCCGAAAGTTGTTTCGGACCggacttctttgctttctgacGAGATTCTTCTTCAGATTCTTTCAAGATTGTCGCAATCCGAAAGAAATTCAGTTTCTCTTGTTTCGAAAAGGTGGCTGAATCTTCTTGGCAGCTTGGTTAGGTCAGTGAAGCTTCTTGATTGGGACTTTCTTTTATCAGGTCGTGTATTTACGAGGTTTCCAAATCTTACTCATGTTGATTTGGTTAATGCTTGTGTACTTTCACCTCAAAGTTCTTATATATTGTTGACTAACCAAGTTGTGTCAtttcaaattgattccaatgTATACCAAATTAAACCAAATATACCATGTATTGATGACAA TGTTTTATCTGTACATGAGGTTGAGTTGGGGTTAAAGATATTAGCTAGCCGGTATCCAAATTTAGGCAAACTTGTAGTTGTTAATGCTTGTGAATTGGGGCTGTTGAGTGTTGCTGAGGGATGTCCTGTATTGCAAGAACTAGAATTGCATATGTGTAACGACCAGGTTCTGCGTGCCATAGCTGCTTTTCAGAATTTACAGACACTGAAATTGATTGGAAATGTTGTTGGTATTTATAATTCACTGGTCTCCGATTTGGGATTGACTATTTTAGCTCAAGGGTGCAAGTCATTACTAAAGCTTGAGCTAGTAGGTTGTGGGGGGAGCTACGAGGGGATGAAAGCTATTGGACAGTGTTGTCTAATGCTCGAAGAATTGACTTTGAGTGATCATAGATTTGAAGGTGCCTGGTTACCTGCTCTGGCTTACTACGACAGTTTAAAGACATTAAGAGTTCTTTCGTGTAAATGTATTGATCGTGGTCTTAGAGCGGATGAGGTATTGGATCTTTGTCCTGCACTTGAGAGATTACATTTGGAGAGGTGCCAATTAAGGGATAAGCAGAGTGTTGGAGCTTTGTTTCTTGTGTGTAGAACTGTAAAAGAGGTTGTCATTAAAAATTGTTGGGGTCTGGATGATGAGATTTTCAGCACAGCACATATATGCAG GAGGGTCAGTTGCTTGTCTCTAGAAGGTTGCTCAAGGCTAACTACAATAGGCTTGGAGGCTGTAATTCATTCATGGAAGGAGCTACAAAGCATCAATGTGATATCATGTAGCAAAGTGAAGGATAGTGAAGTAACGCCTATGCTTGCAACATTATTTTCTTCACTCAAGGATTTCAAGTGGAGGCCTGATTCCAAATCCCTTGTGTCTGCAAACCGTGTTTCAACAGGAATTGGTAAAAGAGGTAAAAGTTTTAGAAAGGCGCAAGACTGGAAGTTTCTATCTGGTGCTTAG